A section of the Hippea sp. KM1 genome encodes:
- a CDS encoding 7-carboxy-7-deazaguanine synthase QueE, which yields MIVDVSEIFYSIQGEGTKIGQKAIFIRLCGCNLTCPFCDTKYALNCKNPMDDEKIYATIKDFPTKNIIFTGGEPVLRDDFMAYFMEKHSDYSYFLETNGTLFPQKSIKLFSHIVVSPKVFAINKDALKRIIETAASVEFKFVVDENPEREITLLEELGLDEATFQPIWLDETTESYINKTRKIIEYVKKLPYNIRIIPQLHKIVYGQRRGI from the coding sequence ATGATTGTCGATGTCAGTGAGATCTTTTACTCCATTCAGGGGGAAGGAACAAAAATTGGTCAGAAAGCCATATTCATAAGGCTGTGCGGCTGCAATCTTACATGCCCATTTTGCGACACAAAATACGCATTAAACTGCAAAAACCCAATGGACGATGAAAAGATATACGCAACCATTAAGGATTTCCCGACAAAAAACATAATATTTACAGGCGGTGAACCCGTATTAAGGGACGATTTCATGGCTTACTTTATGGAAAAACACAGCGATTACTCATACTTCTTAGAAACCAACGGCACGCTATTCCCGCAAAAGAGCATAAAGCTGTTTTCCCACATTGTCGTAAGCCCAAAGGTGTTTGCCATCAACAAAGATGCACTTAAGCGCATAATAGAGACAGCTGCAAGCGTTGAGTTTAAGTTCGTTGTGGATGAAAACCCCGAAAGGGAGATTACCCTTTTGGAGGAATTGGGCCTTGATGAGGCCACATTTCAGCCTATCTGGTTAGACGAGACAACTGAAAGCTACATAAACAAAACAAGAAAAATCATTGAATATGTGAAAAAACTGCCATACAACATCCGCATCATACCTCAACTGCACAAGATAGTGTATGGCCAAAGAAGGGGGATTTAG
- the hcp gene encoding hydroxylamine reductase: MAMFCYQCQETLNNKGCTVGGVCGKNERVANLEDVLVYVAKGISVVADKAGKVDPEVGRFISKALFTTITNVNFDEDSIAELISEGLRFRDELKKKYNISDEGLHDSATWNATTKEEFLAKHKDAGVLAETNEDIRSLKETIIYGLKGVGAYAEHASVLGYEDQSLWDELIDCLAATTKELSVDELIGYVMKTGEAAVKAMAILDKANTETYGHPEITEVNIGVRNRPGILISGHDLKDMEELLEQTKDAGVDVYTHGEMLPANYYPAFKKYDHFVGNYGNAWWLQHKEFEAFNGPILMTTNCLVPPRESYKDRVFTTGNVRFPGVKHIPDRVDGKPKDFSEIVEMAKKCPPPTQLESGKIVGGFAHEQVFKLADKVVDAVKSGAIRKFVVMAGCDGRHKTREYYTEFAKKLPKDTVILTAGCAKFRYIKLNLGDIGGIPRVLDAGQCNDSYSLALIAMKLKEVFGLNDINELPIAYNIAWYEQKAVAVLLALLYLGVKNIKLGPTLPAFLSPAVLKVLAENFGITTISNVDDDMKELIG; encoded by the coding sequence ATGGCTATGTTTTGTTATCAATGTCAGGAGACCCTGAATAACAAGGGGTGTACAGTAGGCGGCGTATGCGGCAAAAACGAAAGGGTGGCAAACTTGGAGGATGTGCTTGTTTATGTCGCAAAGGGCATAAGCGTTGTTGCCGACAAGGCCGGTAAGGTTGATCCTGAGGTCGGCAGGTTTATATCAAAGGCGCTCTTTACAACGATTACCAATGTAAACTTCGATGAGGACTCCATTGCGGAGCTCATCAGTGAGGGGTTAAGGTTCAGGGATGAACTGAAGAAGAAATACAACATATCCGATGAGGGGTTGCACGATTCTGCAACCTGGAATGCGACAACCAAAGAGGAGTTTTTGGCAAAGCACAAAGACGCCGGTGTTTTAGCAGAGACCAATGAGGATATACGCTCCCTAAAGGAGACCATCATTTACGGTTTGAAGGGCGTGGGTGCCTATGCAGAGCACGCTTCGGTTTTGGGGTATGAGGATCAGAGCCTGTGGGATGAATTGATCGATTGTTTGGCTGCAACCACAAAGGAGCTATCGGTCGATGAGCTTATAGGTTATGTTATGAAGACGGGCGAGGCTGCTGTTAAGGCTATGGCCATCCTGGATAAGGCCAACACAGAGACCTATGGCCATCCAGAAATCACAGAGGTCAATATCGGCGTAAGAAACAGACCCGGCATACTCATATCGGGCCACGATTTGAAGGATATGGAGGAGCTTTTAGAACAGACAAAGGATGCCGGTGTTGATGTCTATACACACGGTGAGATGTTGCCTGCCAATTACTATCCTGCGTTTAAGAAATACGACCACTTTGTGGGCAATTACGGTAATGCCTGGTGGCTGCAGCATAAGGAGTTTGAGGCGTTCAACGGCCCAATCCTTATGACGACAAACTGCCTTGTTCCGCCGAGGGAGAGCTATAAGGATAGGGTATTCACAACGGGCAATGTCAGATTCCCGGGTGTTAAGCATATACCGGATAGGGTTGACGGTAAGCCAAAGGATTTCTCAGAGATTGTCGAGATGGCCAAGAAGTGTCCACCGCCTACACAGCTTGAGAGCGGCAAGATTGTTGGTGGTTTTGCCCATGAGCAGGTATTCAAGCTTGCCGATAAGGTTGTGGATGCAGTCAAATCCGGTGCCATAAGGAAGTTTGTTGTTATGGCGGGATGCGACGGCAGGCATAAGACAAGGGAGTATTACACCGAGTTTGCAAAGAAGCTTCCGAAGGATACGGTTATCTTGACCGCTGGATGTGCAAAATTCCGCTATATAAAGCTCAATTTGGGCGATATTGGCGGTATTCCGAGGGTGTTAGATGCCGGTCAGTGCAACGATAGCTATTCCTTAGCCTTGATAGCCATGAAGCTGAAAGAGGTCTTTGGATTGAACGATATAAATGAGCTGCCGATAGCATACAACATAGCCTGGTATGAGCAGAAGGCTGTGGCTGTTCTGCTTGCACTGCTCTATCTGGGCGTTAAGAATATAAAATTGGGTCCGACGCTGCCTGCATTCCTATCGCCTGCAGTATTGAAGGTGCTTGCTGAGAACTTTGGCATAACAACGATCAGCAATGTTGATGACGACATGAAGGAGTTGATTGGATAG
- the dtd gene encoding D-aminoacyl-tRNA deacylase, producing MRAVIQRVKRASVSVDGKIVSSIEEGLLVLLCVCEDDTDRDLEYLTKKIAHMRIFSDENGKFNLSVKDIGGSCLIISQITLAADTKKGNRPSYFYAAEPQKAQQLYQRFAELMQNKHNIPTKTGVFAAHMEVNLLNDGPVTIYIDSKENLQ from the coding sequence ATGAGGGCTGTAATTCAAAGGGTTAAAAGGGCATCTGTATCGGTTGATGGCAAAATCGTCTCATCCATAGAAGAGGGGCTTTTGGTTTTATTGTGCGTGTGTGAGGATGACACAGATAGGGATTTAGAATACCTGACAAAGAAGATAGCCCACATGCGTATATTCTCCGATGAAAACGGCAAGTTCAACCTATCCGTTAAGGATATAGGCGGCTCTTGCTTAATAATCAGCCAAATCACCCTGGCAGCAGACACAAAGAAGGGCAACAGACCGTCTTACTTCTATGCAGCAGAACCCCAAAAGGCGCAACAGCTATACCAGCGGTTTGCAGAACTCATGCAGAATAAGCACAACATACCCACAAAAACCGGGGTCTTTGCAGCCCACATGGAGGTAAACCTGCTAAACGATGGGCCGGTCACCATATACATAGATTCAAAGGAGAATCTTCAGTAA
- the queC gene encoding 7-cyano-7-deazaguanine synthase QueC — translation MKRAIVIYSGGLDSTTCLFWALDEFDEVHTITFYYAQRHSIEIDYSKKTLQLAKKLKNKPIKNHYFSIDLSQIGGSALTDPSIEVPKNRNQDEISSEIPITYVPFRNGVFLSITAALAEKNEIYNIIGGWNMLDYSGYPDCRDDFLNTFEKAINYGTKAGSQGKTFKILTPLLKMNKAEIILFGKEHGADYSYAYSCYSGNATPCGECDACILRAKGFKEAGIEDDFLVRLKNEGYNSP, via the coding sequence ATGAAAAGAGCTATAGTGATATATTCAGGGGGGCTTGATTCAACGACATGCCTATTCTGGGCGCTGGATGAGTTTGATGAGGTTCACACAATCACATTCTATTACGCTCAGAGACACTCCATAGAGATAGATTACTCAAAAAAGACGCTCCAGCTGGCAAAGAAACTAAAAAACAAACCCATAAAAAACCACTATTTCTCCATCGATCTATCCCAGATTGGCGGAAGTGCCCTAACAGACCCATCCATAGAGGTACCAAAGAACAGGAATCAGGATGAGATCTCCTCAGAGATCCCAATAACCTATGTGCCGTTTAGAAACGGCGTTTTCCTATCCATCACGGCCGCACTGGCAGAAAAAAACGAGATATACAACATCATAGGCGGATGGAACATGCTGGACTATTCGGGTTATCCAGACTGCAGAGATGACTTCTTAAACACATTCGAAAAGGCGATAAATTACGGCACAAAGGCCGGCAGCCAGGGAAAAACATTCAAGATATTAACCCCCCTGCTAAAGATGAATAAAGCAGAGATCATACTGTTTGGCAAAGAGCACGGTGCGGATTACTCCTATGCATACTCCTGCTATTCGGGCAATGCCACACCCTGCGGTGAATGCGACGCATGCATCTTGAGGGCTAAGGGCTTCAAAGAGGCTGGCATAGAGGATGATTTTTTAGTAAGATTGAAGAATGAAGGCTATAACAGCCCATAA
- a CDS encoding Crp/Fnr family transcriptional regulator yields MDKKNALKKFLDRLQIEDNGFINDLNAVSMLIAKRKGDVIFLEDEEGEDMFFVIKGLVKIFKTNQDGKEIVLSIAREGEFFAEIVLFLKNRYPASSIALTDTLLLSINTQRLFERIKKNPEFAMKLLGLFAQRIKYFVEKIKELSGEAAEEKVLNYLYSIKKDNNYIILDIPKKEIAMLLGLTAETLSRTLKRLSSKGIIKMDSKRIELVQ; encoded by the coding sequence ATGGATAAAAAAAATGCCTTAAAAAAGTTTTTAGACAGGTTGCAGATAGAAGATAATGGCTTCATCAACGACCTAAACGCCGTTTCTATGCTTATAGCCAAAAGGAAGGGGGATGTGATATTCTTAGAGGATGAAGAAGGCGAGGATATGTTCTTTGTAATAAAGGGGCTGGTTAAGATATTCAAAACAAACCAGGACGGCAAGGAGATAGTGTTGAGCATCGCAAGGGAGGGGGAGTTTTTTGCAGAGATAGTCCTGTTTCTAAAAAATAGATACCCGGCAAGCTCCATTGCCTTGACCGATACACTGCTTCTATCCATAAACACCCAACGGCTGTTTGAAAGGATCAAGAAAAATCCAGAGTTTGCCATGAAACTGCTTGGCCTATTTGCCCAGCGAATAAAATACTTCGTGGAGAAGATAAAAGAGCTATCCGGCGAGGCGGCAGAGGAGAAGGTCTTAAATTACCTCTATTCCATAAAAAAAGACAACAATTACATAATCCTCGACATACCCAAAAAGGAGATAGCAATGCTATTGGGCCTAACGGCAGAAACACTCTCAAGAACCCTAAAAAGGCTCTCATCGAAGGGTATAATAAAGATGGACTCAAAGAGGATTGAGTTAGTACAATGA
- a CDS encoding YkvA family protein, producing the protein MKEYIEKAFGVVDKIKQFDGEAFLQEARSKIDEISSNPGQFALTAILQLKLAYEMIDCYFKKECKLPWKTLIALIGLFLYFINPADIIPDFLPGVGYLDDAVALGIALKFLRDDLKEYAQSKGLNLEEYGLA; encoded by the coding sequence ATGAAAGAGTATATAGAGAAGGCTTTTGGTGTGGTGGATAAGATTAAGCAGTTTGATGGTGAGGCCTTTCTGCAGGAGGCAAGATCCAAGATCGATGAAATAAGCTCAAATCCGGGTCAGTTTGCCTTGACTGCTATCCTACAACTAAAGCTGGCCTATGAGATGATAGATTGCTATTTTAAAAAGGAGTGCAAACTTCCCTGGAAGACTCTAATTGCCCTGATAGGCCTGTTTCTATACTTCATAAACCCTGCCGATATTATACCCGATTTCTTGCCCGGTGTGGGTTATTTAGACGATGCAGTGGCTTTGGGCATAGCGCTAAAGTTCCTTCGTGACGACTTGAAGGAGTATGCCCAGAGCAAGGGTCTTAATTTAGAGGAATACGGGCTGGCTTAG
- the rfaD gene encoding ADP-glyceromanno-heptose 6-epimerase: MIVVTGGAGFIGSNIVRGLNRRGISNILIVDNLKNSQKHLNLNSLDFVDFVDKEEFLDNLDGFGKIDVIFHQGACSNTLETDGKYMMRNNYDYSKKLLEYSLKRSIRFIYASSASVYGLGKNGFKEESKNEYPLNIYAFSKFIFDRYVRRVALNKGVQVVGLRYFNVYGPNEKHKGKMASVVFHFHNQILDDGTVKLFEGSENFKRDFVFVDDVVDVNLFFYDNPGLGGIFNVGTGRAESFLEIAKIMQGLYSNVRIEFIGFPEELKGKYQDFTEADLSSLRAVGYKKEFTSLKDGVNRYVDVLKSTGGVWVD, translated from the coding sequence ATGATAGTCGTTACAGGCGGTGCGGGTTTTATAGGAAGCAATATCGTTAGGGGTTTAAATAGAAGGGGTATAAGCAACATATTGATAGTGGATAATCTGAAAAACTCACAGAAGCATCTCAACCTGAATAGCCTCGATTTTGTGGATTTTGTGGATAAGGAGGAGTTTTTAGACAACCTCGATGGTTTTGGCAAGATAGATGTAATATTCCATCAGGGCGCATGCTCAAATACCTTAGAAACCGACGGAAAATACATGATGAGGAACAATTACGATTACTCAAAGAAACTGCTTGAGTATTCCCTGAAAAGGAGCATTAGGTTTATCTATGCCTCCAGCGCATCTGTGTATGGTTTGGGTAAAAACGGATTCAAGGAGGAGTCAAAAAACGAGTATCCGTTAAATATATACGCATTTTCAAAGTTTATCTTTGATAGGTATGTAAGGAGGGTTGCCTTAAACAAAGGCGTTCAGGTGGTGGGCTTGAGGTATTTTAATGTGTATGGGCCAAATGAAAAGCACAAGGGTAAAATGGCCTCTGTTGTGTTTCATTTCCATAATCAGATATTGGATGATGGAACCGTTAAATTGTTCGAGGGGAGTGAAAACTTCAAGCGGGATTTTGTGTTTGTGGATGATGTGGTTGATGTTAATCTGTTTTTCTATGATAATCCAGGTTTAGGCGGCATCTTTAATGTTGGCACGGGCAGGGCGGAGAGTTTTTTGGAGATTGCCAAAATCATGCAGGGGTTGTATTCCAATGTCAGGATAGAGTTTATTGGGTTTCCTGAAGAGCTTAAGGGTAAGTATCAGGATTTTACAGAGGCGGACTTAAGCAGCTTGAGGGCTGTGGGTTATAAGAAGGAGTTTACATCGCTCAAAGACGGTGTAAATAGGTATGTGGATGTTTTAAAGTCCACAGGCGGGGTGTGGGTTGATTGA
- a CDS encoding FecR family protein: MKRRILAFIAIFLVIFLNSGFCAERQLEFSYSPNWLYKFKAKALLSIDKNGKARLSIIDVFPAFPQAYIWMKFYPRIDEVYWYNKCIYVSFKIKFQGKGRAAEIPFDSMNDPSTYKWKGPQKGLHEGEWSENSVEGKPYFCINEFPELAGIKQFQIANQAPNAFSFHANGNIKPEDIGTYQDWTYITGVRGNVYVYRIKTHKWVKVKKRLRLYVGDIVKVSSGRARVLIKGRVSLRVRPHTMFQIPKVKENRETISFIKLTYGVLTARLKKERECNFKVYIPQAITGVRGTRFEVSYDKKNKIACVKTFEHSVWFSDIKKRKTVIVNEGMESCVFGNGLPTEPKPMKPFNIKGKWKTDFGVVVFRQDGDRVLGTYPHDKGKIEGKLIGNILICKWREAPTYKPKRDAGDCKFRFSPDGNSFEGKWRYGFGYDSWDGKWNGERMR; this comes from the coding sequence GTGAAAAGGAGGATTTTGGCGTTTATTGCGATTTTTTTGGTAATTTTTCTAAATAGTGGTTTTTGTGCCGAAAGGCAGCTTGAGTTTTCGTATTCCCCCAATTGGCTGTATAAATTTAAGGCAAAGGCACTGCTTTCTATTGATAAGAATGGTAAGGCAAGATTGAGCATTATCGATGTTTTCCCTGCTTTCCCTCAAGCTTATATCTGGATGAAGTTTTATCCCAGGATTGATGAGGTGTATTGGTATAATAAGTGCATATATGTGAGTTTTAAGATTAAGTTTCAGGGCAAGGGCAGGGCTGCAGAAATACCATTTGACAGCATGAATGATCCATCGACTTACAAGTGGAAAGGGCCTCAAAAGGGGTTGCATGAAGGTGAGTGGAGCGAGAATTCTGTTGAAGGAAAACCGTATTTCTGCATAAATGAGTTTCCTGAACTTGCAGGTATAAAACAGTTTCAGATTGCCAACCAAGCTCCCAATGCATTCTCATTTCATGCAAATGGAAACATCAAACCTGAAGATATAGGAACATATCAAGACTGGACTTATATAACAGGAGTCAGGGGTAATGTTTATGTTTACAGGATAAAGACCCACAAATGGGTCAAAGTGAAAAAACGCTTAAGGCTCTATGTTGGGGATATAGTTAAGGTATCTTCAGGAAGGGCCAGGGTGTTGATAAAAGGTAGGGTGTCTTTGCGGGTAAGACCCCATACTATGTTTCAAATACCAAAGGTTAAGGAGAATAGAGAGACCATATCGTTTATAAAGCTTACTTACGGTGTGCTTACGGCTCGGCTTAAAAAAGAGAGGGAATGCAATTTTAAGGTCTATATTCCGCAGGCTATAACGGGTGTTAGGGGAACCAGGTTTGAGGTTTCTTATGATAAGAAGAATAAGATAGCTTGTGTTAAAACCTTTGAGCATTCCGTATGGTTTTCTGATATAAAGAAGAGAAAAACCGTTATAGTGAACGAGGGCATGGAAAGCTGTGTTTTTGGAAACGGATTGCCAACGGAGCCCAAACCCATGAAGCCGTTTAATATTAAGGGCAAGTGGAAAACAGACTTTGGTGTTGTTGTGTTTAGGCAAGACGGAGATAGGGTTTTGGGGACATACCCCCACGATAAGGGTAAAATAGAAGGTAAACTCATCGGTAATATACTCATCTGCAAATGGAGGGAGGCACCCACATATAAACCCAAAAGGGATGCTGGAGACTGCAAATTTAGATTTTCCCCAGATGGCAACTCATTTGAAGGCAAATGGCGGTATGGATTTGGTTATGATTCATGGGATGGCAAATGGAACGGGGAGAGGATGCGTTAA
- a CDS encoding DUF1318 domain-containing protein, with product MRKPKLLWVVLLLFMYSCVTVNIYFPAREAQQKAKEIVNEIRGEKQKKNNNEPTSLFELFFIHKAYAADVLNTTNAKIKAIKNSMKQRFAIMKPYYQKGYLGETLDGHLKIYTQPKSLKDKIKLKKLVAAENRDREMLYKEVARVLNIQPSQMDRLRRIFAKQWQDTAPAGTYIQTATGWVRK from the coding sequence ATGAGAAAACCCAAATTGCTATGGGTGGTGCTTCTTCTGTTTATGTATTCCTGTGTGACGGTAAATATCTATTTTCCCGCCAGGGAAGCCCAACAGAAGGCAAAGGAGATCGTCAACGAGATAAGGGGTGAAAAACAGAAGAAAAACAACAATGAACCAACATCGTTATTCGAACTCTTCTTCATCCACAAAGCCTATGCGGCAGATGTATTGAACACAACAAACGCCAAGATAAAGGCCATCAAAAACTCCATGAAACAGAGATTTGCCATCATGAAACCGTATTATCAGAAGGGCTATTTAGGCGAAACCTTAGACGGCCACCTGAAGATATACACACAGCCAAAATCACTAAAGGACAAGATCAAGCTTAAAAAATTGGTTGCAGCAGAAAACAGGGACAGGGAGATGTTGTATAAAGAGGTTGCCAGGGTCTTAAATATTCAGCCATCCCAGATGGATAGGCTCAGAAGGATATTTGCAAAACAGTGGCAGGATACAGCACCAGCAGGCACCTATATACAAACGGCAACGGGATGGGTAAGGAAATAG
- a CDS encoding diguanylate cyclase — MRQLKEWFFSRSIKFKVLASFLVSVVLIGVVGYSYYIVSNIKYIKRETEIYRNRLEENQKNMVRNIVNIALDGIDKYYEAYRKGELTEEQAMRKSIDFVNSIRYNIGKNLNLYDYVWINTLDGIMVLDPPKPQLNGKNVWDLKDRNGVYVFREMARVIKTQGGGFVSYCWPKLGSSSNGKECYPKVSYVGYFYPWKWIVGSGFYLDDVDKAVDDYLKRKEKDMLITTLNSLLTGGFISIIAGFVFFFIVSCITNRLREVGELSKKLAEEEISPQLKLPYKGSDELGVLVKNFNDFIDESYKLMMFKKTIEEDVDVNAVYRRLFDLLRDDFGIRRFNVYEVNNSKSSMKQVVVYGTEKMECKQDILLSCNLCRAVRTAKEVDSFVEKNVCLSFTSHDKNHVCIPLLVGGTVGSVVQLIFDEKEKTEAIEKKIKRIKIFLKEAAPVIEAKRLLSQLKESTMRDPLTGLYNRRFLDEFAATFSATIKRRNTQAGILMCDIDFFKQVNDVYGHNVGDEVLRGVVRAISKSIRESDIAVRYGGEEFLVLLQDVNDKTAFEIAERIRRDVEKTEITVQGNIIRKTLSIGISIFPKDSKNLWQCIKFSDVAMYKAKEAGRNRVVRFEPDMWTEENY; from the coding sequence ATGAGACAGTTGAAGGAGTGGTTTTTTTCAAGGAGCATAAAATTTAAGGTGCTGGCATCCTTTCTTGTATCTGTTGTTTTGATAGGTGTTGTGGGCTATAGTTATTACATAGTAAGCAATATAAAATACATCAAAAGGGAGACAGAGATTTACAGGAATAGGCTGGAAGAAAACCAGAAAAACATGGTCAGAAACATAGTAAACATAGCCTTAGACGGCATTGATAAATATTATGAGGCTTACAGGAAGGGTGAGTTGACCGAAGAGCAGGCTATGCGTAAGAGTATAGATTTTGTCAACTCCATTAGATACAACATAGGCAAAAACCTCAATCTTTACGATTATGTGTGGATCAATACGCTTGATGGAATAATGGTTTTGGATCCACCAAAACCCCAGTTAAACGGCAAGAATGTGTGGGATCTTAAGGATAGAAACGGCGTTTATGTTTTTAGAGAGATGGCAAGGGTCATAAAGACCCAGGGCGGTGGTTTTGTGAGCTATTGCTGGCCGAAGCTCGGCTCCAGCTCCAACGGGAAGGAGTGCTATCCCAAGGTGTCCTATGTGGGTTATTTTTACCCCTGGAAGTGGATAGTGGGCAGCGGCTTCTATCTTGATGATGTGGATAAGGCTGTGGATGATTACCTGAAAAGGAAAGAGAAGGATATGTTGATTACAACGCTGAATAGCCTGCTAACGGGCGGTTTTATCTCTATTATCGCAGGCTTTGTCTTTTTCTTTATAGTTTCCTGCATCACAAACAGGCTAAGGGAGGTTGGAGAGCTTTCGAAGAAGCTTGCAGAAGAGGAGATATCCCCTCAGTTGAAACTGCCATATAAGGGCAGTGATGAGCTGGGCGTTCTGGTTAAGAACTTCAACGATTTTATAGATGAGAGCTATAAGCTTATGATGTTTAAGAAGACAATAGAGGAGGATGTGGATGTTAATGCCGTCTATAGAAGGTTGTTTGACCTGTTGAGGGATGATTTTGGCATCAGGCGGTTTAATGTGTATGAGGTGAATAACAGCAAAAGCTCAATGAAACAGGTTGTGGTCTATGGAACGGAGAAGATGGAATGTAAGCAGGATATACTCCTAAGCTGCAATCTGTGCAGGGCCGTAAGAACCGCCAAGGAGGTGGATTCCTTTGTGGAGAAGAATGTGTGCTTGAGCTTTACCTCACATGATAAAAACCATGTTTGTATTCCGCTACTTGTTGGCGGCACGGTGGGCAGTGTTGTGCAGTTGATCTTCGATGAGAAGGAGAAGACAGAGGCCATAGAGAAAAAGATCAAAAGGATAAAGATATTCTTAAAAGAGGCTGCTCCGGTTATAGAGGCAAAGAGGCTGTTGTCCCAGCTTAAGGAATCGACTATGAGGGATCCGTTGACCGGGCTTTACAATAGGAGATTTTTAGATGAGTTTGCAGCCACATTCTCAGCCACGATAAAACGGAGGAATACGCAGGCAGGCATATTGATGTGCGATATAGACTTCTTCAAGCAGGTCAACGATGTTTATGGCCATAATGTTGGCGATGAGGTTTTGAGGGGTGTTGTCAGGGCTATCTCAAAGAGTATAAGGGAATCCGATATAGCTGTTAGATACGGCGGCGAGGAGTTTTTGGTGCTATTGCAGGATGTAAACGATAAAACCGCATTTGAGATAGCAGAAAGAATCAGAAGGGATGTGGAAAAAACCGAGATAACGGTGCAGGGTAATATTATCAGAAAGACCTTGAGCATTGGAATATCCATATTCCCCAAGGATTCAAAGAACCTCTGGCAGTGCATAAAATTTAGCGATGTGGCAATGTATAAGGCCAAAGAGGCCGGCAGAAACAGGGTTGTTAGGTTTGAGCCCGATATGTGGACAGAGGAGAATTACTGA